In Sedimentibacter sp. MB31-C6, one genomic interval encodes:
- a CDS encoding TetR/AcrR family transcriptional regulator codes for MKEKSFEKRTELLEAALDEFSVKKYEEASLNNIIKKASISKGTFYYHYKDKQELYLYLLESSVKTKWEFINNHFKESIEIKKDDIFEKFKLQARIGAEFAALYPKYHNLSKMLAKEKGNEIYNIAKIQLSGDSVNPLKKMIESAIGDGNFRDDIPSDFILKIISYMFSNFDEIFSNEEDLEINNIIKNLDYYVDFIKNGLGK; via the coding sequence TTGAAAGAAAAAAGTTTTGAAAAAAGAACAGAGTTATTAGAGGCGGCTTTAGATGAATTTTCTGTAAAAAAATATGAAGAAGCTTCTTTAAACAATATTATAAAAAAAGCAAGCATCAGCAAGGGTACATTTTATTATCACTATAAAGATAAACAAGAACTTTATTTATATTTGCTTGAATCTTCTGTTAAAACTAAGTGGGAATTTATTAATAATCATTTTAAAGAATCAATTGAAATTAAAAAAGATGATATATTTGAAAAATTTAAATTACAAGCAAGAATAGGAGCTGAATTTGCTGCTCTTTATCCCAAATACCATAATCTTAGCAAGATGCTGGCAAAAGAAAAAGGTAATGAAATTTATAATATTGCTAAAATCCAATTATCTGGAGATTCCGTTAATCCTTTAAAAAAGATGATTGAAAGTGCTATAGGAGATGGTAATTTCAGAGATGATATCCCTAGCGACTTTATTTTAAAAATTATAAGTTATATGTTTTCAAATTTCGATGAAATTTTTAGTAATGAAGAGGATTTAGAAATAAACAACATTATTAAAAATCTTGATTATTATGTTGATTTTATTAAAAATGGATTAGGTAAATAA
- a CDS encoding GIY-YIG nuclease family protein: protein MDRKKELKEQYKQMKPDMGIFVIRSKVNNKFYLEVTQNLKGKINSIKFQLKAGSYPHKLLQKEWNEYKSENFEIKILEILKYDKDELKTDYSEELDIMKMVWEEKLKNQNMISYNN, encoded by the coding sequence ATGGATAGGAAAAAAGAATTAAAGGAACAATATAAACAAATGAAACCTGACATGGGGATATTTGTTATACGTTCAAAGGTTAATAATAAATTTTATCTTGAGGTAACTCAAAATTTAAAAGGGAAAATTAACAGTATAAAATTCCAATTAAAGGCTGGAAGTTATCCACATAAATTATTACAAAAAGAGTGGAATGAATATAAATCAGAAAATTTTGAAATAAAAATTCTTGAAATTCTTAAGTATGATAAAGATGAATTGAAAACTGATTATAGTGAAGAACTAGATATTATGAAAATGGTATGGGAAGAAAAATTGAAAAATCAAAATATGATATCTTATAACAATTAA
- a CDS encoding DUF6530 family protein, whose protein sequence is MKIPTTLKHKPVIVSENYENVDGRNAYKTDAKGLSLGLAQWNDRGKVDISAKVWRYTGEKWSRQSEELPLHRVLDLAILVCRTKLHFQDAYRYEKLYDTEKPIIDRVGLQGDAMTVAICTENDKIDEDIKLFNQALSEDGEIIGERLRTLSRLLKEMGY, encoded by the coding sequence ATGAAAATACCAACTACTTTAAAACATAAACCAGTTATAGTTTCAGAAAATTATGAAAATGTTGATGGAAGAAATGCTTATAAAACTGATGCAAAGGGACTTTCCTTAGGATTAGCTCAATGGAATGATAGAGGCAAAGTTGATATTTCAGCTAAAGTATGGAGATATACTGGAGAAAAATGGTCAAGACAATCTGAAGAATTGCCTCTGCACCGAGTTTTAGATTTAGCAATTTTAGTTTGCAGAACTAAATTACATTTTCAAGATGCATATAGATATGAAAAATTATATGATACAGAAAAACCTATCATAGACAGAGTTGGTTTACAAGGTGATGCTATGACAGTTGCTATATGTACTGAAAATGATAAAATCGATGAAGATATTAAATTATTTAATCAAGCACTCAGTGAAGATGGCGAAATTATAGGTGAAAGATTGCGTACTTTATCAAGATTATTGAAAGAAATGGGATATTAA